From Quercus lobata isolate SW786 chromosome 11, ValleyOak3.0 Primary Assembly, whole genome shotgun sequence:
GAATTAGCACCTAGGGTTTGCTTGAAAGTAGCACTaagttattaaaataaaaagagaacctaAGATTCAATAAATAGGGTTTGCTTGGAATTAACACCACTCATGggataaaattgaaatataatatttatataattctcTTGTACTTCACAAAAAATACACAATTGTGATATTTGATGGCTGCGATCAAAATGAAGACATGAAGTGCATGGTTGAAGACATTGTAGTGTGGCTTTTGAATCGTGGAGCTTTGTACTTGATGCAGTGGGTGTTACCAAAGAAGGTTCTTGATTTATTATGTGGGAGGCAAAATGGGGACCAAATCTTCTTTCAGATAAATGGAATCTTGTTCCTTTAAGTTTGTTGTGGACTATAtggaaggaaagaaatcaacatACTTTTGAAGATGTAGAGTTTACGTCAACTCAATTGCTAGCATCCTTTACTAGTTCTTTTTATGACTTGTCTTTTGTGTCGAGACCAACATACAGTAACCATGTTCAATTTTTCATAGAGTAGATTCATATGTAGATATTTTTccatttgtaattctttaggcaACTTTGTGGCTTTTTTCATGAAATAGtctcattttaataaaattattcttacctaaaaaaaaaagaaaaaaaaaggtgcatgGTTGAATCGCACTATACCCAAAAGGCAAAGGCCAAAAGCACTAGTTCAGTTTTGATTTATATGCCAAACAAAAGCAATgcaattctaaaaatatataatcatcaCCCTCATTAAGCATAGGACCATTATCATTGTCATCACAAGTCATATTGGTCATGAAAAGTAATAAGCAATTTTGTAGGTAAACCCCAGTATCCTCATATTGAAcaagaagaatgaaaaaaattgttgcaaaattattttaaaaaataaaaataaaaaatctaggcAGGGATTTTGTGACGACAAAGTGACACACATTTGACTGTATCATAAGATAGGCCGATTTACATCTAACCTTTAGCTCCTTAAGAGTAATATAAAGCATTAATAAATATtagaaagtaataataataaataaaaaaagcccaCAGTTATTGAAGCAAATGTAGTATGTACTacctcatcatcaaaagaaggTACCATGCAGGTCATTTGGGGCCAGCAATTACCATCAGCTCCTAAAGCACCAAACTTCCCTCTGCTTATAACTGCCTAGACAAATGAAAAGGAAATCAGAGTCCATTGCATTTAGAAGCAAAACCTGGAtttctaaaaaggaaaaaaaaaaatgcataaattaTACCATCCAGACATAGGAAGCAAATGATCTACCAAACTTAGCGGTCAAAGGAgtgaaatattttgttgatagaaaaaatagttaatagGTACATATTAAATGTATTAGGGGTaacaaaagaaacataaaaaggTACAACAATGTAAATAACTCATGCAGGCCACTAACTTTTGCATAAGGATCCAATAGAATCCGAGAAGAATCATAGTAAAGCCCTTCGTCTGGGGAAAATTTTCCATCAAATTTGAAGCCATAAAGCATGTCTTTGAAATCTCCTTTCAGGAACACATGCCAGACATCGTCTGTCTTATTAGTCAATGGATCAAGTGAGATTTGCTCAGCCACTTTTTTCTGCAGAGGTAAATGGCTAAAATAAGTTATACATGCACCACAAACTATGAGACTTAAAAACTCATAAGTTTGATCAATGACTCTTAAAAACAGTATCATTGTTTCAAAATGCTGATCTTGTAAACCTCAAAACTCATGAAATATCTCTGCTAATTACAACATGCAACAACTCCTTGGTATAAGAATAAGAAGGCATTAAAAAGTATTGGTTTCCAAGATATACAACAATTCACATATTTCATCAAGCAGCACATACATCCATAACGGTCCAATGAAATTCATAGGTATAGGAAGAAGTCCTGtcaaatagatatttttttcttttgaccaTCTCTTGAGCTTTTAGTTtttaagggggtgtttggtttatTGCGATGTGCTCTTGATGTGATGCATACTACGATGATGTGAAATTaagatttttggtttattttaatttttttaacattacaataatttaaaattacaaaatatatcacatgtAGTCAATGATGTTTGGTCCGTTTGGAAGATAGATTTTCAGAAATGCAATCGGGAATCCATAGttaaacaatattaatttccaTGTAGTCTAGAATTAATGACTCAATGAAGTTATCTTATGGGACCACTGACAAGACCACCTTAAACTATCAATCTCAAACAATGGGCTAACCAATGGACTCGTGCTCACCAACGTAGGGGCAACTTAAAGGCACTCTTTCATAGAATTACAAatcactaacaaaaaaaatgaatataaattttcaagAGAACTTGGCTCTAATATTAATTGGGGGAACCCAAGGGGAATACGAAGATTGGTTGAAGAGAGAAATATGAATGAATATGTATGAATAATTATGTTGCAAGAACAAAATGAATAGTACACTAAAACTTtggaaataaatatatttttgaaaacttaaaagcTTACTTAATTCTTGAAAACTTTGAATAGTACTTCAAACActaatacttattaaaatacTTGAAGATATTagaatgataattttttcttatacaAGGATTGATATTGGATGGATTGATAGTTTACACGGGAAGGCTTTCATACtgagaggattttttttttttttttttgggcttgaagTAGGTCGTGTTTAAGGCTTGCCTAATATAACTGATTCATATGCCTTATTAGGGCATAGAAATACTATGGGAGCGTTTGGTTCTCCGTGATGTTACATTATAtcataatattacattattgtaattttacattaatgtaatcttaatacaagaatacaacattaaattgtttaggaaggtgatgagattaagatgatgtgatatattttgtaattttaaattatagtaatgttagaaaaaataaaataaaccaaaatattgATGTTACATCATTGTAATATGCATCATATCAAGAGCACATCACAGTGAACCAAACGCCCTTACATGAATAGTGACATGAACAATAAAAAGTGAAGAGTACAATGAACAATATTGCATAGTGAAAAGATGAATAGTGCCACATAATAATTGTCAGATATAATTTCATGAtacttccaaaataattttagcAATAATTCTTAAGACAGTGACTTGTCTTCAATAATGTTCAATACTGCCAAGATTGATTCTGTGGATGAAATGATGAAAAACTTAATAATAGTCCATGTATTATAAGTtcaatatatatagacacatgCACGATATAATTTCAACTTTTGATATGGGTTCCATGATTATACTTTTAATTATTAGGTGGAGACATTGACTGATTGATGTAAATAGGGTTTGAatcttagattttttatttagcgacaaatttttttactaattaagttaactgaaacccaccATAAATTACAagcttaatacaaaattaaactggaaaaaaaatagaattaaactAGTATAGGAGTAACCATATATTACATTAGTTATACACATAAATTAATAGAGAAAGTACATATATTACGTTACAAGCTTAGTACATAATTAAACTAGTCTAGGAGTAACTAATCCTTAGACTTCCCATATATccacataaattaaaattcgAAGAGAAAGTCCATATATTACAAGCTTAATACATAAGTAAACTTGTTTAGGAATAACTAATCCTGAGGCTCTGATCTCCATCAATACACAAAATATTAGATGAAGGCCAAGTTCAAAAGACACATAAACTATCAACACATTTATTAGCTTCAAGATATCGTGTTGAATTGAGACCTACAACACTCTGGCGAGGACGATCCTACAATCAAGAAAATAATACATTAATcccatataaaaaataatgcatTAATATCCAAACTTCTTTTTGTAGTCTTTTTTCaaagttttacttttttttttttttttaaacacaaatttATTCTTTAAACAAAATAACCGAGTGAAATAGAATCATTCAAACACACCACAAACCatcataggaaaaaaaaaaaaaaatagagataaaaaaatgtgtttttcatttGCCGTTCAATTATTTGTGCTGGCCTTGAAAACATTGCTCAAAACTCAAATTATGTAGCACTAAACTGCCAATAAGCAACATCTTCCATATGTGAAGTAAACCAggaacttaattttttattttattattttagtatttattttttatcaaagcTAAGCTAAAATTCCTTATAAGAGATTCATATGATAGAATCTAGTACCTTAAACCATTACACAACTTTAGATTTATTATTACCTTGGTGTGTAATGGCTAGTCAACAACTGTCCATGTTAGGTCATTCTGGAAAATCCAGTGGCAGACCTCAATCTGACCCGGAGCCGACCCTAGAGCCAAGAAAGCTTCATAAGTCGGGTTCCAACCCAATGTGTTCATCTGACAGATGGCGACACCGTTATTGATCTTAGCCTTAGAATTCGGATCAAGTATATCCACTTGGTAGACCCGAGCCTTTGGAACCAAATGACAGTAATAAAGAAGGTAGGGAAACAAGAGCTGATGACAAGAGACTGCGTCCGTTACTTTCCCACCGTTGATCCCTTCGATTGATCCAATCATTATACTCTGCTTTGACCCATTTACATTCTTCGTCGTTAGAATGTCAATGTTTCGACCCAACATTGAAACTGCAAAGTCGATCATGTCCTCAGCCGAGGACACGCATCGCTTGGTCTCGCCGGGGCTCGGAGCCCTCTTGCACACACACTCGAGGACTCAACTATCATAGTCTCCATTGTCGAATTATCACCCACATGAAAAATGTGCTTCAGCTTCGAGACTTTTAATGTGGAAAATGGTTGTTTTGACGATATCGACCGAGGCAGAAATGACCTTTCAGGCAATTTATCATTAATGTCCGGCATTGGTATCACCTTCCCTTTCTTTAACATTGACTCCCGAAAGAATATGCCTGGCCCAATCCATTCTTTTTGCTTGGTGAATTTGCTGGAGCCACCCTTGGTGCCGGTAGAGTTGACATAGACTTTTTGGCCGACCACTACATTGCCACTGTAACCGTAAAAATGAAAGAGATCGTTTGGTTGGTCAAACATTGGTGGTAATGAATCGGGGAAGCAAAGGAGGTTTGCGGAGGCACAGAAGGCTGAGAGCCGAGAGGAGAGAGCGTTTTGGGAGGCGAGTTTGGAGAAACTGTCTGACTCGACTGCGCTCAATGGGGACGCCTTGGATAGGAGAAAGATTGGCTTGGCATGGGTATTTTGGATCTCTTTGCTCCAATACCGTATTAGATAGGTTTTCGAGGTGAATTGGTTTTTACTGGTGGACCCAACCTGTACTAACACAAAAGAATAAGCGTATGGATGTATGATAAAACAGGTACGGAACTAGAATTTTAAGCTAGCGAGTGTTggagtataaagaaaaaaaaaaactccaaataagcatatatatatatatatatataaagtattaaaaaattataaatactcaaAATCGTTATTTCTAAATACgttaagatgcaatcatttaccaacaaagacaaaaattaaaGGGGTAtcataggaacattagtaaattaataacttttacttttagaaACAGaataatattttgggacatcccaaaatggaatagaagaCAAACAAACTGGGACAGAGGGAGTAATATCTAGagatattatattattgttgttCACTTCTCTTCAAGAATTTGTTTTAAGTAAACTATTTAATCTATGTTTTATGTCCATcaaataaaatcactttcatTTACTTGCTCTGTTACAACATagaaattacctttttttttttttttttgggaaataaaAGGGTTTAGATAGAAAATGGGCATCGCTTTACTGCTACTTAttcaaaaaaaagtaagaaagaaaagctCCACAATGGTAATGTACTACATTTGTTTAATTAGAACTTCGAACAAGTTTTGATACTTAGGAATTTTGTTGCAATGGTGGGTGCAATCATAGTGGTGGTGGAGCGATGGTTTAGCTGTTGATGATTTAGTTTTGGGGATTTACGGTTGCACAGATTTtgatttggagagagagagagagagagagagagagagagagagttttgttcttaattgattGGAAAAAGAGGTTTTTGGTCTTTTAATATTGTGTCACTCAAGCAAAACTCACATGCAATTCATGTGCTATAAATTTCTATCAaacataacaataaaattaacGCATGGTGCAAAATATAATAAGagtcatagtttagggtgtaaaatgtGTATTTAAATAGTTTAaggtgtaaagtgtaatttagAGTAGTTTAAggtagtaaagtgtaatttatcCTATAAGTATTCAGAACtgtttacattaaaaaaaaaaaaaaaaaaaaattcagacaTGAAAGTAAGGCATGTGGCACGAAATAATTGGCCATTACCGTTTCACACTTTTCCtccgcttttttttttttttaaatcttttccCAAACAAAAACCTTATTTTCTTACCATTTCTCATGAACCACACAAATATTGCCAAGCCTCTCCTCCACAGGTTCTTCGATACTAacactcaagaatcaagatagTTGGTGTCACACTCGAACATCCATCATGTTAGTCAATTACAGGGTGGGGGGATCATCATCTTAGACCGAGAGGGGATCCATCATCTTAGCCTTAGGGAATCCTAGCAATTAAGTTGGCGAAACTACGAGCTAAGGAAAATGACCCCATACAAGGGCGGAACTACAGCCAAGGGtgggggccatggcccctcacccccacccttttttttttttttttttaaatttttaaaataatatttataatgattAAACATTTTAAAAGATAACCTATAAAAATAGGGGGTACGTTCCCCAGGCAAAATTTCAGGCTCCGGCCTGAGACCCTatacttttaaatttcttattaaataTAGTAGcaattttataaatcaaataaaaatttacttaatAACACCTTAATCTTTGAATATCTTTTTATGGaactaaaaattttgaattagtCGAGaaatatccaataaaaaagtttaattggtataaaaacaaaaaaaataaaattaaaggaaatcAAAACTTACTTAATAACTCCTTGatctttgaatatatataaaggagGAATGAACGGATTGAGGGAAATTGTTTTTTAACCAAATCCACTTTTGGCGGGTTGGAAATATTCCAGACCACCGTCAATCCaccaaattacaaaaaatgGTGGGTCATAGTATATATGACGTTTGTATATCGTACTACCGTTTAatcatcttttttgttttttccataTTTTGCCTACATTATATATCCTATTCTCTTTACTTCtattgttttttgtgcttgtctttttattatcaaccACGCAAGTGTTTCTTTCACTGGTTATGATGGCATGATAATGCATGGAGCCAGAGCCCCACTTATACAAAGACAAAGAAGGTGGTAATTCTCACTTCTCAGTAACTAGTTGTGTAATACATTCCACTCATCTATGATCCAGTTTATGTACGACTAAACCACTGACTGATAAGCTGATTAGAATTATATTAATTGTCTCTTGTTTGATGTGATTAAAGGTGGTTTGATGCCTTATGACAAGTATCAAAGCCAGTGGAATAATTCGATGCCTAAACAGTCTATAAGAAAACAACTAACAACTTGAATTAAACTAGAGGAAACTTGCTGATTGGTATAGGGTCAGTAGTTTGAATAAGCTGTTGAGTGTGTTCTTCAATCAAGCATTATTGAGGAAATGGTAGTGGTACTTTGAAGAGGCAGGAGAGGAGATCAATTTTGAAGAAGAGTAATAGGTGTGGGGAAGCTTGGGGTATATGGACAAGTGGGAGAGTCAGCAGTAGTCATGGGTGTGACCTATTGAGATCTTTGTTCAAGTGGTCCAAAACAATAGTCAAATTTGATGCCaacatttttattgattatgtAGTATTTTAGGAGCACAGAGTACTTTTCACAGTCAACAAAGGACTTGATAATATCATACTacaaaattgatatttaaaacatataaaaattcataacaaatcaaattacaccaaaatcaaataataagaataaatattgttttgagtgtaaacataaatagaacaaaattaaacagAAATATAACCAATCgagataggaaaaaaaaatgtaccttTGGGCAATGTAGGTGAGGAGCTCATTTGAGCCAAATTTCTCGATGTAGACATCCAGCAGTTGGCTGAAACTGCGATCGATGGTGTGAATGCACATCTTCTAGAGATAGTATCTCATGTTATTGGGGTCACTGAGACTCGTCTGCAGTAGCTATTGCGCATGTCGATGGCGCGCCACAGCATGCACACCTTCTGCACGGTCTACAGTATCACaaccatttctctctctctctctctctctctctctctctctctctctctatatatatatatatatatatattttttttttttctttactcaaCCTTTTGCCTTATAAATTGTAATGTTTATTATGaatttagtgatttttgtttttgtgtgtcctgagttttatttatttattaaagttaaatattgtaGGTTTGTACTCTAAACACtttatgtgtattattgtaCTAGTTTGGGTGTTAGTTTACTATAGTCTAGATTGACTCACTCAAATTTTCTTATGGGAACACTAACAGGGCCACCCTAAACTCTCAATCTCAAACAAGGGCTAACCAATGGACTTGTGCTCACCAACGCCAGGGCAACTTAAAGGCACTCTTTCATAGAATTacaaatcaataataaaaacaatgaatACAAATTTTCAAGAGAACTTGGCTCTGATATCAATTTGGGAACCAAGGAGGAGTACAATGAGTGgatgaagagagaaaatatgaatgaatATGTATGAAAGAAATATGTTTCAAGAACAAAATGAACGGTACAACATAAAACTTTgaaaatagatatatttttgaaaacttaaaaactTACTTGATTCTTGAAATGTTTGAATAGTAATTTAAACATTAATACtcattcaaatatttaaaaatattataatgataatttttaattattatacaaGGATTGATATTGGAAGGAAGGATAGGGTTACAAGGCAAGGCTTATATTaagatgatttatttttttggtttgtagtAGGCAATGTGTAAGGCTTGCCTAACATAGTTGATTCGTGGGTTGGGATTGCGTCTAGTGCACCAGTGCACTGGACAAAAGTTGTGTCCTTGATTCATATGCCTTATAAAGGAATAAAGGAACAAAAGCTACATGAATAGTAAAAAGGGAAAACTACAATGAACAATATTGCATAGTGACAAATAAATAGTGCCGCATAGTaactatcaaaaataatttcctaatTCCCTAGTAACTTCAATAATTCCTAGGATAGTGATCAATTgtctttaataatttttgatACTGCCAAGACCGATTTTGTGGATGAAATACTGAAAGTCTttagtaataatatatataaagagaaagTCCATATATTacaagtttataaaaatatatatatatatatatttatttatttatgataaaATATCAACTTATGACGTTCGCTTCATGATTATTGtcttttattattagaccataataccaattaatttttagtgCAAATGAGatttaaatctcaaatctcatatttgatgacaagagattttatcagttgagATAACTTGAACTCACTATATATTACAAGCTTAATACACAattaaattagaattaaaaaaaaaaaaaactatttaaggACTAAATAGTCttgaactcaaaaaaaaaaaaaaaaaaaaatagagagagtaagTAGTCCTTAGACTTCCCCTAAATACGCATAAATTAATAGAGAAAGTCCATATATTGCATTAAAAGCTTAAAGCATAATTAAACTAGTCTAAGAGCAACTAGTACTCCTTAGACTTCCCATTTATacacataaattaaaattagaaaagaaagttcatatatatatatatatatatatatatattacaagcTTAATACATAATTAAACTAGTCTAGGAATAATTAATCCTTAGACTTCccataaatacacaaaatattaGATGAAGGGCAAGTTTAAAATACACAAACTATCAACACATTTATTAGCTTCATGATACATATATGTGTCGAATCAAGACCTACAATCCTCTAGTGAAGCTCTAGCGAGGATGTTCCTgcaatcaaaaaaataaatacattaatttcaattttttctttaaacaaaataatcGAAAGAAATAGATTCATTCAAACACACCATTAATGATATATAAAGAGAAAGgtaaaaatagtgtttttcatgtgtctttcaattatttttgaagCTGGCCTTAAAAACATTGATCAAAACTCAAATTATGTAGTACTAATAAGCAGCATCTGGATGTAACGTAAACCAATGACTTAATTTGTTCACAAGAACACAATATTATTTTgagtaaaatactattttgattcctaaattttactaaaaatttgttttttatctctagactttaaaaagtttttattttattttatttttttatccctaaactttgtaaatagtttttttttttcttcaataatttagggacaaaaatagagatgaaaaaaagaacttttttcaataatttagggatgaattttttttttttttaaagtttaaggaaaaataaaatatttttaatagtttacaAATGAAAGACaaactttttaataatttagaaacgaaaaatgaactttttagagtttagaaaaaaaaaaaattgtttgtaaaATTTGAAGATCAAAATAGTACTTTATCgttttttttcatcacttacAACTTATCACCTAAGCAAGTTGTGTCCAAACTAAAAATCCTTATGCATCTTGAATAAATCAACTTGCTATTTTTCTTACCACCTTGGTGTGCTAACGGTTAGTCAGCAACTGTCCAGGTCAGATCATTCTCGAAAATCCAATGGCAAACCTCGATCCGACCCGGACCTGACCCTAGCTCCAAGAAAGCTTCATGATTCGGGTCCCAACTCGAGGTGTTCAAGTGACAAACGGCAACACCATGATTGATCTCAGCCTTCGAATTCGGATCCAATATATCCGCTTCGTAGACCCGAACTTTTGGAACCGAATGGCAGTAATATACTAGGTACGGAAACAAGCTCTGATGACAAGACAGTGATTGCTGCATGACTTTCCCACCGTTGATCCCTTTGACTGACCCGATCATTATACTCTGCTTTGACCCGTTTGCATTCTTGGTTGTTCGAATGGCAACGTTTCGACTACCCAAGACCGAGATTGCAAAGTCGATCATGTCCTCAGCTGAGGACACGCACCGCTTGGTCTCGCCTAGGCCAGGAGCTTTCTCGCAATCAGTCAAGGTCTCAACTATCATAGTCTCCATGGTGGACTTATCACCCGCATGAAAAACCCGCTTCAGCTCGGAGATTTTGGAAGTAGAAAACGGCAGTTTGGACGAAACGGAGCGCGGCAAAAAGGACCTTTCTGGCAATTTATCTTTAATGTCCCACATTGGCATCACCGTCCCTTTCTTTAACATCGACTCCCGGAAGAAAATACCGGTGGTATGGGATCTCTGGTCTGCGGTGTCCAAGGGTGGCGGGCAGTTGATGGAGTATCTTAAACAGATGGCGTCTGTGTGAGTTGGTGATGAAGAATCAGCGAAGCAGAGGAGGTTGGCAGACGCACAGAAGGCTGAGAGGCGAGAGGAGAGGGCGTTGTGGTTGTGGCTGCTGGCGAGTTTGGAGAAACTCGCTGACTCATCCACGCTTAGTGGGGACGCTTTGGATAGGAGAAACACTGGCTTGGTGTGGCTGTTTCCGGTCTGTTTGTTCCAATACCGAATCAGATAGGACTTCTGGGTCAATGGGTTTTGATCACCGGCGGACCCAACCTGCATTAAGAGAACGTGGAAACAAAGTGAGACTCAACAACTTCTAATCATGCATGGGACTCACTCCACATATAATCTTCTCCCAAACACTAGGACACAattaaagcatatatatatatatatatatatatatatatgtgcgtTAAAATGAGTATAACACATTGACTCAACACAATTAGCGTACTTCCACATTCATGATCTATTTTGTGCGACTCAGAGTCAGAGTGCTTACAGTGAGAGATGCGAGAaagataaaaagagagagagaagccaTGGGGCTGAGTTTTGTGTGCATTATTATTACGGAGTATTATTTTTTAGAGCGTTGGTGGGTTTGTAGGGTTATAGACTAGCTAGGTGGAAATTTATAGAAgtgtgaagagagagaaaataaaaaagaaaagatatatgagagagagagacagaggaacCACACAACTCATGCACGGCACGAAATGAATATGAATATGATAATGACCCGGATATCTCACACGGCACACCAAATTTGATTCGTCAAATGACTAATGACATGTGCAGAaaggtgttttttttctttttttaacgaAAGTTATTAATGTTATAAAGTTTACCGTaaaagatttattataaatgaaaaatatagctCCTAGAGGCCCCTAATGATGAACTTTCTTAGATGCTAGATCAAGAAGTTGGATATGGTTTAGGGCTTATtcataaccaaaaaagaaaaaaaagtaggatCTTATCTACACTATATTTCACAAAAAGAggatgagaaaaaagaaaaagtggaaaaggaggaggaatggaagagagaaaatttttcaTCTCTCATGTTTGGTTAGTAGGGAAAAATGCTAGAAAATGATTTATGTTATGgatcaatttttaattaaaattaaaatatttagtttcaCACTCATTCAATTTTAATCCAAAATGGAAGTAAAGGGAACGGTAGATTTAAAGGAAAGATTATTTGTtgccttccttttttttttttcctttcatttatATTGCTAGTCTAATTTAGcaaattaaacttttttaacTGAACATCATTTAATATGTTGTCCTTCAAATAAAAGGTACAAGTTTTGAAAACTACCCTAAATTACTTACACTATAGTGAAAGAATGATATGGgtcttttaaataaattaaatgatatataaaattttgacttCTGGTTATGTTACATAAATTTATGAAACTTTGCAATTTTATATGTCATTAatctaataaaacaaaatttatgtacaGTACCTTAAGTGTTGTTTTTTAGATTCCACTcttaagattctgtcatgtggctacttaacttaaaaaatatatttccatcAACGAGAAAAAAGTCACATGGCAGAGTTTTAAGAGAAGAATCTAAGGAACAACTCCTAAGTACtctacctaagtcttgctcattctaatatatacattttttgt
This genomic window contains:
- the LOC115968310 gene encoding polygalacturonase-1 non-catalytic subunit beta-like; the protein is MHTKLSPMASLSLFIFLASLTVGSAGDQNPLTQKSYLIRYWNKQTGNSHTKPVFLLSKASPLSVDESASFSKLASSHNHNALSSRLSAFCASANLLCFADSSSPTHTDAICLRYSINCPPPLDTADQRSHTTGIFFRESMLKKGTVMPMWDIKDKLPERSFLPRSVSSKLPFSTSKISELKRVFHAGDKSTMETMIVETLTDCEKAPGLGETKRCVSSAEDMIDFAISVLGSRNVAIRTTKNANGSKQSIMIGSVKGINGGKVMQQSLSCHQSLFPYLVYYCHSVPKVRVYEADILDPNSKAEINHGVAVCHLNTSSWDPNHEAFLELGSGPGRIEVCHWIFENDLTWTVAD